From a single Lolium rigidum isolate FL_2022 chromosome 7, APGP_CSIRO_Lrig_0.1, whole genome shotgun sequence genomic region:
- the LOC124669859 gene encoding splicing factor-like protein 1 (The sequence of the model RefSeq protein was modified relative to this genomic sequence to represent the inferred CDS: added 26 bases not found in genome assembly): MDSAETLAARSPSREPSSDPPRDASSEPHHNGSATGAPEADSSSRRRRRSRWEQSNDDSGANSGGEGGAGRKRKSRWAEEEPRPTIALPDFMKDFAAEMDPEVHNLNSRLLEISRLLQSGLPLDDRPEGARSPSPEPIYDNLGIRINTREYRARERLNRERQEIISQLIRRNPAFKPPADYRPPKLHKKLYIPMKEYPGYNFIGLIIGPRGNTQKRMEKETGAKIVIRGKGSVKEGKLLQKRDLKPDPSENEDLHVLVEADTAEALEAAAGMVEKLLTPVDEVLNEHKRQQLRELAALNGTIRDDEFCRTCGEPGHRQYACPNRSSTFKSEVQCKICGDGGHPTIDCPVKGTSGKKMDDEYQNFLAELGGSAPESMNKSGGPMLAITGGGGGGGSGSGSTSPWTPGGGAATPGANGIKKDYDETNLYIGYLPPMFDDSGLISLFSQFGEIVMAKVIKDRNTGQSKGYGFVKYADVSQANAAIAAMSGYHLEGRTIAVRVAGKPPQPAAPPGPPMYHSADPSAGGYNSQPYMGGHPPPPPQGNYAPAPWGQPPPYASYPPPPPPGMYNPAPGQTAPPPYGMQYPPPPAPVPPPGTTASADGAQNYPPGVTPPSSGAPTQPVPAPGYGTSGAQNMPHMYPPPPYSYAPYYQSVPPPPPPPASVDPSQSIATAPWATHNAPPPPPPASVDPSQSIATAPWATHNAPPPPPPVDSSQSNSSAPWANHNAPPPPPPLSSSIEPPPAPYGADAEYEKFMSEMK, encoded by the coding sequence ccgctCCCCATCCCGGGAGCCCTCCTCCGACCCGCCCCGCGACGCCTCCTCCGAGCCCCACCACAACGGCTCCGCCACCGGcgcccccgaggccgactcgtcctcgcgccgccgccgccgcagccgatgGGAGCAGTCCAACGACGACTCGGGCGCCAACtccggcggcgagggcggcgcgggccgcAAGCGCAAGTCGCGGTGGGCCGAGGAGGAGCCCCGCCCCACCATCGCGCTCCCGGATTTCATGAAGGACTTCGCCGCCGAGATGGATCCCGAGGTGCACAACCTCAACTCGCGCctcctcgagatctcgcgcctGCTGCAGTCGGGCCTGCCCCTCGACGACCGCCCCGAGGGCGCGCGCTCGCCCTCCCCCGAGCCCATCTACGACAACCTCGGCATCCGCATCAACACCCGCGAGTACCGCGCCAGGGAGCGCCTCAACCGCGAGCGCCAGGAGATCATCTCCCAGCTCATCCGCCGCAACCCCGCCTTCAAGCCCCCCGCCGATTACCGCCCGCCCAAGCTCCACAAGAAGCTCTACATCCCCATGAAGGAGTACCCGGGCTACAACTTCATTGGCCTCATCATCGGCCCCCGTGGCAACACGCAGAAGCGGATGGAGAAGGAGACGGGGGCCAAGATTGTAATCCGGGGGAAGGGCAGCGTCAAGGAGGGTAAGCTGCTGCAGAAGAGGGACCTCAAGCCAGATCCCAGTGAGAACGAGGACCTTCATGTGCTTGTTGAGGCCGACACTGCCGAGGCCTTGGAGGCAGCTGCGGGCATGGTGGAGAAGCTGCTTACCCCCGTGGATGAAGTGCTCAATGAGCACAAGCGGCAGCAGCTGCGGGAGCTTGCAGCGCTCAACGGGACGATTAGGGATGATGAGTTCTGCAGGACCTGCGGCGAGCCGGGTCACCGGCAGTATGCCTGCCCTAATAGGTCATCAACGTTTAAGAGCGAGGTGCAGTGTAAGATCTGTGGTGATGGTGGACACCCCACAATTGATTGTCCAGTCAAGGGCACATCCGGGAAAAAGATGGACGATGAGTACCAGAACTTCCTTGCTGAGCTTGGAGGGAGTGCACCTGAGTCGATGAATAAGTCTGGTGGTCCGATGCTGGCTATaacaggtggtggtggtggtggcggcagcggcagtggCAGTACCTCGCCATGGACTCCAGGTGGTGGTGCAGCAACACCAGGAGCAAATGGGATCAAGAAGGATTATGACGAGACCAATCTTTATATTGGGTACTTGCCGCCTATGTTTGATGATTCAGGGCTCATCAGTCTGTTCTCTCAATTTGGAGAGATTGTCATGGCAAAGGTTATCAAGGATCGTAACACGGGGCAGAGCAAAGGATATGGATTTGTGAAATATGCAGATGTCTCCCAGGCTAATGCTGCAATTGCTGCGATGAGTGGTTACCATCTTGAGGGAAGAACTATCGCGGTTAGAGTTGCAGGCAAGCCACCACAGCCGGCTGCTCCCCCTGGCCCACCAATGTACCACTCCGCAGATCCTTCTGCTGGTGGTTACAACTCGCAGCCCTACATGGGAGGacatccaccaccacctcctcaagGTAACTATGCTCCAGCACCTTGGGGGCAACCACCACCTTATGCTTCCTaccctccaccgccaccgccaggcATGTACAACCCTGCACCAGGCCAGACTGCTCCACCTCCATATGGTATGCAGTACCCACCACCACCAGCTCCGGTACCTCCACCAGGCACTACTGCATCAGCTGATGGAGCGCAGAACTACCCTCCGGGTGTAACGCCACCAAGTTCTGGTGCACCTACTCAGCCTGTACCAGCTCCAGGATATGGAACCTCTGGTGCACAAAACATGCCACATATGTACCCTCCACCACCTTATAGTTACGCCCCATATTATCAATCTGTGCCcccgcctccgccaccaccagcTAGTGTTGATCCGTCGCAAAGCATTGCAACAGCACCTTGGGCCACCCACAATGcaccgcctccgccaccaccagcTAGTGTTGATCCGTCACAAAGCATTGCAACAGCACCTTGGGCCACCCACAATgcaccgcctccaccaccaccggttgATTCCTCGCAGAGCAATTCAAGTGCACCTTGGGCCAATCACAatgcaccgccgccaccacctcctctgTCATCTTCCATTGAACCACCCCCTGCTCCCTATGGTGCTGATGCAGAGTAtgaaaaatttatgtcagaaatGAAATGA